Proteins encoded within one genomic window of Bacillus thuringiensis:
- a CDS encoding BCCT family transporter, which produces MRMKSRKTDWPVFLISGGSLVLFVIAVILNKSYVEGAINSSFAASIKYFGAFWQVLLIGTFVVAMCMAFSKYGRVKLGGLDKPEISTTKWLAIIMSTLLAGGGVFWAAAEPMYHLMTVPPIHEGISAGTQEAVMPALAQSYMHWGFLAWTILGTISAVVMMYGHYHKDMPLKPRTLLYPIFGEKLRKSWLGTMIDVFAIIAVAAGTIGPIGFLGLQASYGLQALFNIPDVFTTQLAIIVCVVAVSTISAVTGIDKGIQIISNLNVRLAVLLMVFVLLFGPGGFIIDSFVSSFGFYINEFIPMSTYRGDTGWLGSWTIFFWGWFIGYGPMMAILVSRISRGRTIREIIVAIGIIAPIITTFWFTILGGSGVFYELMNPGSISTALSESGMPAAMIAITEQLPLSNIIGPAFLLLTILFVVTTGDSMAYSISMAVTGDGDPRISLRVFWSLIMGAVAAILLYMGEGSINALQSFIVVTAVPVSILLFPMLWLAPKVAGELALKQGIVKEEDKTAFLFQKASKSK; this is translated from the coding sequence ATGAGAATGAAGAGTCGAAAAACGGATTGGCCTGTATTTCTTATTAGTGGTGGCTCACTTGTATTATTTGTAATTGCAGTTATTTTAAATAAAAGTTACGTAGAGGGAGCCATTAATAGCAGTTTTGCAGCTTCAATTAAATATTTCGGTGCCTTTTGGCAGGTTTTGTTAATTGGTACATTTGTTGTTGCAATGTGTATGGCGTTTTCAAAATATGGGAGAGTTAAACTTGGGGGATTAGACAAACCTGAGATTAGTACGACAAAATGGCTCGCTATTATTATGTCTACATTACTTGCCGGAGGTGGCGTTTTTTGGGCAGCCGCAGAGCCGATGTATCATTTGATGACGGTGCCACCAATACATGAGGGTATATCTGCTGGAACGCAAGAAGCAGTCATGCCTGCTTTAGCACAAAGTTATATGCACTGGGGTTTCCTTGCTTGGACGATTTTAGGTACAATTAGTGCGGTAGTTATGATGTACGGGCATTATCATAAAGATATGCCGTTAAAACCTCGAACACTTTTATATCCTATCTTTGGGGAGAAATTGCGAAAGAGTTGGCTTGGAACAATGATCGATGTATTTGCCATTATTGCGGTAGCTGCAGGGACGATTGGTCCAATCGGATTTTTAGGACTACAAGCAAGTTATGGGTTACAAGCATTGTTTAACATTCCTGATGTGTTTACTACTCAATTAGCCATTATTGTTTGTGTAGTAGCTGTTTCTACTATATCTGCGGTAACGGGAATTGATAAAGGGATTCAAATTATAAGTAATTTAAATGTTAGGTTAGCAGTTTTATTAATGGTATTCGTATTACTGTTTGGACCAGGTGGATTTATTATTGATTCATTTGTTTCTTCGTTTGGATTTTATATAAATGAATTTATTCCAATGAGCACATATCGTGGTGATACAGGTTGGTTAGGGTCGTGGACAATCTTTTTCTGGGGATGGTTTATTGGATACGGACCGATGATGGCAATTTTAGTGAGCCGTATTTCAAGAGGAAGAACAATCCGAGAAATCATCGTTGCAATTGGAATTATTGCACCTATTATTACAACGTTTTGGTTTACTATACTAGGGGGATCAGGTGTGTTTTATGAGTTAATGAATCCTGGTTCTATCTCGACAGCATTAAGTGAATCTGGTATGCCAGCGGCTATGATTGCAATTACAGAGCAACTGCCACTCTCCAATATTATTGGACCTGCATTTCTTTTATTAACAATTTTATTTGTAGTGACAACAGGAGATTCAATGGCGTATTCGATTTCAATGGCAGTGACTGGAGATGGAGATCCTAGAATTAGTTTGCGAGTTTTTTGGTCGCTTATTATGGGCGCAGTTGCAGCGATTCTTTTATACATGGGTGAAGGAAGTATTAATGCATTGCAATCATTCATCGTAGTAACAGCTGTACCAGTATCAATTCTGTTGTTCCCAATGCTATGGCTCGCGCCTAAAGTCGCAGGGGAATTAGCACTAAAACAAGGTATTGTAAAAGAAGAGGATAAGACTGCTTTCTTATTTCAGAAGGCTAGTAAATCAAAATAA
- a CDS encoding nitric oxide synthase oxygenase — protein sequence MSKTKQLIEEASHFITICYKELNKEQFIEERMKEIQAEIEKTGTYEHTFEELVHGSRMAWRNSNRCIGRLFWSKMHILDAREVNDEKGVYNALIHHIKYATNDGKVKPTITIFKQYQGEENNIRIYNHQLIRYAGYKTEMGVIGDSHSTAFTDFCQELGWQGEGTNFDVLPLVFSVDGKEPVYKEIPKKEVKEVPIEHPEYPISSLGAKWYGVPMISDMRLEIGGISYTAAPFNGWYMGTEIGARNLADHDRYNLLPAVAEMMDLDTSRNGTLWKDKALVELNVAVLYSFKKQGVSIVDHHTAAQQFQQFEKQEAACGRVVTGNWVWLIPPLSPATTHIYHRPYPNEILKPNFFHK from the coding sequence ATGAGTAAAACGAAACAATTAATAGAGGAAGCGAGTCATTTTATTACGATTTGCTATAAAGAGCTTAATAAAGAACAATTCATAGAAGAACGCATGAAAGAAATTCAAGCTGAGATAGAGAAGACAGGGACGTATGAGCATACATTTGAAGAACTTGTTCATGGATCGCGAATGGCATGGCGCAATAGTAATCGGTGTATCGGAAGACTGTTTTGGAGTAAGATGCACATATTAGATGCACGTGAAGTAAATGATGAGAAAGGTGTATATAATGCATTAATTCATCATATTAAATATGCAACGAACGATGGGAAAGTTAAACCGACAATTACAATTTTTAAGCAATATCAAGGTGAAGAAAATAATATACGAATTTATAATCACCAATTGATTCGGTATGCAGGATATAAAACAGAAATGGGAGTGATTGGTGACTCTCATTCCACTGCGTTTACGGATTTTTGTCAGGAACTTGGCTGGCAAGGAGAAGGTACGAATTTCGATGTATTGCCACTTGTGTTTTCTGTTGATGGAAAAGAACCCGTATATAAAGAAATTCCTAAAAAAGAAGTGAAAGAGGTACCGATTGAACATCCAGAGTACCCAATCTCATCTTTAGGAGCAAAATGGTATGGGGTTCCAATGATTTCAGATATGCGCTTAGAAATTGGCGGTATTTCTTATACGGCAGCTCCGTTTAATGGATGGTATATGGGAACAGAGATTGGGGCACGTAACTTAGCAGATCATGATCGTTATAATTTACTTCCGGCAGTTGCGGAAATGATGGATTTGGATACATCGAGAAACGGTACGTTATGGAAAGACAAGGCGTTAGTTGAATTAAACGTGGCTGTTTTATATTCCTTTAAAAAACAAGGAGTTAGTATTGTTGACCATCATACTGCGGCACAACAATTTCAACAATTTGAGAAGCAAGAAGCTGCCTGTGGTCGTGTTGTAACGGGCAATTGGGTATGGTTAATTCCACCGTTATCTCCAGCTACCACTCATATTTATCATAGACCGTATCCGAATGAAATTTTGAAGCCGAATTTCTTTCACAAATGA
- the sodA gene encoding superoxide dismutase [Mn] — protein MSSFQLPKLSYDYDELEPYIDSSTLSIHHGKHHATYVNNLNAALENYSELHNKSLEELLCNLDTLPKEIVTAVRNNGGGHYCHSLFWEVMSPRGGGEPNGDVAKVIDYYFNTFDNLKDQLSKAAISRFGSGYGWLVLDGEELTVMSTSNQDTPLQEGKIPLLVIDVWEHAYYLKYQNRRPEFVTNWWHTVNWDRVNEKYLQAIQSQKH, from the coding sequence ATGTCTTCATTTCAATTGCCAAAGCTTTCATATGACTATGATGAACTAGAGCCATATATCGATAGCAGCACACTTTCTATTCATCACGGGAAGCACCATGCGACATACGTAAATAATTTGAATGCTGCATTAGAAAACTATTCGGAATTACATAATAAATCTTTAGAAGAGTTACTATGTAATTTAGATACTTTACCAAAAGAAATTGTTACAGCTGTAAGAAATAACGGTGGTGGACATTATTGTCATAGTCTTTTTTGGGAAGTAATGAGCCCACGGGGTGGCGGCGAGCCTAATGGAGACGTTGCAAAAGTAATTGATTATTATTTCAATACCTTTGACAACTTAAAAGATCAACTGTCTAAAGCAGCAATTAGCCGTTTTGGAAGTGGTTATGGATGGCTTGTCCTTGATGGTGAAGAACTTACTGTAATGAGTACATCTAATCAAGATACACCTTTGCAAGAAGGTAAGATTCCATTACTCGTCATTGATGTATGGGAACATGCCTATTATTTAAAGTACCAAAATCGTCGCCCAGAATTTGTTACCAACTGGTGGCATACAGTGAACTGGGACCGGGTAAATGAAAAGTATTTACAAGCAATTCAATCACAAAAACATTAG
- a CDS encoding NAD-dependent epimerase/dehydratase family protein, giving the protein MMKLKKVLVLGGTRFFGKHLVEALLQDGHDVTIATRGITEDSFGSAVKRLIVDREDEKQLAERLEDKSYDIVYDNLCYSSNAAKIICEVLRGKTKKYVMTSSMAVYEPTLSLSEEDFNPYEYAIAYGDRNDFNYGEGKRLAEAVVFQQATFPVVAVRFPVVIGENDYTKRLQFYVEHIVREEPVAVNHLDGKLSFIHEEEAGEFLVWCGMKDIEGPINACSNGVVSARDIIHFIEETTGIKVLVQEAGDNVAPYNEVTNCTLHNGKANELGFLFRELKIEIEKVLRYYIHAMK; this is encoded by the coding sequence ATGATGAAGTTGAAAAAAGTATTGGTGCTAGGGGGAACAAGATTTTTTGGTAAACATTTAGTAGAAGCGCTTTTGCAAGATGGGCACGATGTAACGATTGCGACGAGAGGAATTACGGAAGATTCTTTTGGAAGTGCAGTAAAAAGACTTATTGTAGATAGAGAAGATGAAAAACAACTAGCAGAGCGTCTAGAAGATAAAAGTTATGATATTGTATACGATAATTTATGCTATAGCTCGAATGCAGCGAAGATAATATGTGAAGTGTTACGAGGGAAAACGAAGAAATACGTTATGACATCTTCAATGGCCGTCTATGAACCTACACTAAGCTTATCGGAAGAAGACTTCAATCCGTACGAGTATGCAATCGCGTATGGAGATAGGAATGACTTCAATTATGGTGAAGGAAAGAGATTAGCCGAAGCCGTTGTATTTCAACAAGCAACATTCCCAGTTGTTGCAGTTCGTTTTCCGGTTGTTATTGGAGAAAACGATTATACGAAAAGGTTACAATTTTACGTTGAACATATCGTGAGAGAAGAGCCTGTCGCAGTGAATCATCTAGATGGAAAGTTGTCGTTTATACATGAAGAAGAAGCAGGGGAATTTTTAGTTTGGTGCGGGATGAAAGACATAGAAGGGCCAATTAATGCTTGTAGCAACGGGGTAGTTTCTGCTCGGGATATTATTCATTTCATAGAAGAAACTACGGGAATAAAAGTACTTGTTCAAGAAGCAGGAGACAATGTAGCACCTTATAATGAAGTGACTAATTGTACATTACATAATGGAAAAGCTAATGAATTAGGTTTCCTATTCCGAGAGTTGAAAATAGAAATAGAAAAAGTATTACGTTATTACATACATGCAATGAAATAA
- a CDS encoding AmiS/UreI family transporter produces the protein MGYVGLLLSGAALFLNSLVILGKAEMKSAGVFNLFVGALQIIIPFYLIMISDQSNWTVYSYAATFLFGLTYLYVGVTFIKGMDSSGLGWFCIWVAIIALFYMVVSFVQFHDVVSALTWFMWALLWYLFFVLNTQKKNINQYLGRIAFVQSWVTLTLPSLFYFMGVWGEGFVYELWVYVSVISILYFCYCIYKYRVR, from the coding sequence ATGGGTTACGTAGGATTATTACTTTCGGGTGCAGCTTTATTTTTAAATAGTCTTGTTATATTAGGAAAAGCAGAGATGAAAAGTGCGGGTGTTTTTAATTTATTTGTAGGGGCATTACAAATTATTATTCCGTTCTATCTGATCATGATTTCTGACCAAAGCAATTGGACAGTGTATTCATATGCAGCTACTTTCTTATTTGGATTAACCTATTTATATGTAGGGGTTACCTTTATAAAGGGAATGGATAGTAGCGGTCTAGGGTGGTTTTGTATTTGGGTAGCAATTATTGCTTTATTCTATATGGTTGTTTCATTTGTTCAATTCCATGATGTTGTTAGTGCGTTAACGTGGTTTATGTGGGCATTACTTTGGTATTTATTCTTTGTATTAAATACACAAAAAAAGAATATCAATCAATATCTTGGAAGGATTGCTTTCGTACAATCATGGGTAACATTGACGTTACCTTCACTCTTTTATTTTATGGGAGTATGGGGAGAGGGATTCGTATATGAACTATGGGTTTATGTGTCCGTAATTTCTATTTTATACTTCTGTTATTGTATTTATAAATATCGAGTACGTTAA